A genomic region of Persephonella marina EX-H1 contains the following coding sequences:
- a CDS encoding gamma carbonic anhydrase family protein yields the protein MAIIKPYKGKYPKIHPSAFIAENAVIIGDVEIGEDCSIWYNVVIRGDVNYIRIGDRTNIQDGTIIHVDHKKYPTIIGKEVTVGHNVMLHACTIEDRCLIGMSATVMDGVVVGRESIIGAGALVTPNKKIEPQSLWTGSPAKFKRKLTEEEIQWLEKSYQNYIRYKNSYLNQL from the coding sequence ATGGCGATAATTAAGCCTTATAAAGGTAAGTATCCCAAAATCCACCCCTCTGCATTTATAGCTGAAAATGCCGTGATCATAGGTGATGTTGAGATTGGAGAGGACTGCTCAATATGGTATAACGTTGTTATAAGAGGAGATGTTAACTATATAAGAATTGGCGACAGAACAAACATACAGGATGGGACAATAATTCACGTAGACCATAAAAAATATCCAACAATCATTGGAAAAGAAGTTACTGTTGGACATAACGTTATGCTCCACGCCTGCACAATAGAAGACAGATGTTTGATAGGCATGTCTGCAACAGTTATGGATGGTGTAGTAGTTGGAAGGGAAAGCATCATAGGTGCTGGCGCACTTGTAACACCAAACAAAAAGATAGAACCCCAATCATTATGGACAGGATCACCTGCAAAATTCAAAAGAAAACTGACAGAAGAGGAGATACAGTGGCTTGAAAAGTCAT
- a CDS encoding 6-pyruvoyl trahydropterin synthase family protein, translating into MRYEITKRFKFEAGHRVWKQNLSSGKGAKLMADEIPPNPCINIHGHSYKVEVTVGSDKLNEQEMVIDFYHIKSALKDLIDNQLDHSFIIDKNDPLFPKFKENFGFLKLTVVDFCPTAEALAKYIYDFLEDKLREAGLLDEIKVVSVTIWETETGKAVYKGK; encoded by the coding sequence ATGAGATATGAGATAACAAAAAGATTTAAATTTGAGGCAGGACACAGGGTATGGAAGCAGAATCTCTCTTCTGGTAAAGGTGCAAAACTTATGGCTGATGAGATACCACCTAACCCGTGTATCAACATTCACGGTCACAGTTATAAAGTTGAAGTAACTGTAGGATCTGATAAATTAAATGAGCAGGAGATGGTAATAGATTTTTACCATATAAAATCAGCCCTAAAAGATCTTATAGACAACCAGCTTGATCACTCATTTATAATAGACAAAAATGATCCTCTATTTCCAAAATTCAAGGAAAACTTTGGTTTTTTAAAACTAACAGTAGTTGATTTCTGTCCAACAGCAGAAGCACTTGCAAAATACATATATGACTTTTTAGAAGATAAACTGAGAGAAGCTGGCCTTCTTGATGAGATAAAGGTTGTATCTGTAACAATATGGGAAACAGAAACCGGAAAAGCTGTTTACAAGGGAAAGTAG
- a CDS encoding dihydroorotate dehydrogenase electron transfer subunit yields MIYDRKYKIVENRYISGITWLLRVKAPELKDAPAGSFVMVRSSEDYLYDPMMRRAFAIADIQGDDILIFYDVYGKGTRALTEKKEGEEINILAPLGRNFFPENFDHYILVGGGIGFAGLSLFMRRLKEKGRSFKAIYGVRRKEQLSMLEWIEENGFKDDVIVYTEDGSYGIKGLVTKDLEDLIKEKENTALMVCGPKGMMKAVMEVAKKTETPAYLSLESKMACGFGICIGCVVKDTESNSYVRVCYEGPVFDGHKIQF; encoded by the coding sequence TTGATATATGACAGAAAATACAAGATAGTTGAGAACAGGTATATTTCAGGTATAACATGGCTCCTAAGAGTAAAAGCTCCAGAACTTAAAGATGCACCTGCAGGATCATTTGTAATGGTAAGATCATCTGAGGATTATCTTTATGATCCAATGATGAGAAGGGCTTTTGCTATAGCTGATATACAGGGAGATGATATTCTCATATTTTATGATGTTTACGGAAAGGGAACCAGAGCTCTTACAGAAAAAAAGGAAGGTGAAGAGATAAACATTCTCGCTCCACTTGGTAGGAACTTCTTTCCTGAGAACTTTGATCATTACATACTCGTAGGTGGTGGTATCGGGTTTGCAGGCCTTTCTCTTTTCATGAGAAGGCTGAAAGAAAAAGGAAGATCATTTAAAGCCATATACGGTGTAAGAAGAAAAGAACAGCTTTCAATGCTTGAATGGATAGAAGAAAACGGGTTTAAGGATGATGTTATCGTATATACGGAAGATGGAAGTTACGGTATAAAAGGCCTTGTAACAAAGGATCTTGAAGACCTGATAAAAGAGAAGGAAAACACAGCACTTATGGTCTGCGGTCCAAAGGGAATGATGAAAGCTGTTATGGAAGTGGCAAAAAAGACAGAAACACCTGCGTATCTTTCACTGGAAAGTAAGATGGCATGCGGTTTTGGTATCTGTATAGGATGTGTTGTTAAAGATACTGAAAGTAACAGCTATGTGAGAGTATGTTATGAAGGTCCTGTTTTTGATGGACATAAAATACAGTTTTAG
- the sdhA gene encoding succinate dehydrogenase flavoprotein subunit, with translation MLKYDVLIVGAGGAGLMAALEASKAKDVKVGVVTKVYPTRSHTGAAQGGINAALANVDASDSPEVHTFDTVKGSDYLGDQDAIEYMCQEAPKRIYELEHLGVPFSRLPDGRIAQRPFGGAGFPRTCYAADKTGHVILHTLYEQCLRNDVEFLNEWFVKELIVDNGEVKGVIAIDIRNGEVHAIQTKAVIFATGGYARVYWVRNTNAIGSTGDGMAICYRAGIPLKDMEFVQFHPTGLRSTGILVTEGARGEGGYLINNKGERFMEKYAPEKMELAPRDMVARAMETEIIEGRGWGEGMMAYVHLDLRHLGAKKIKERLPQIRMLAIDFEGVDPIEEPIPVRPTAHYSMGGIHVEDYKTSMTPVKGVYAVGECACVSVHGANRLGGNSLLDLVVFGKPAGAAAVEYARNKPEDTTFNLKAEEERARKEIEELLKKESKENINDIRIEMAQTMWDKVGIFREEKPMLEAIEKIKELKERYKNLAPGDSGKLFNTALINYLELGFLLDLAEAIAITAEMRKESRGAHARRDYPKRDDENFLKHSLSYYTEDGPKVEYIDVRITKYEPQERKY, from the coding sequence ATGCTTAAGTATGATGTTTTGATTGTAGGTGCTGGTGGTGCAGGACTGATGGCAGCCCTTGAAGCAAGTAAAGCAAAAGATGTAAAGGTTGGTGTAGTAACGAAAGTATATCCCACAAGATCCCATACAGGTGCAGCACAGGGAGGAATAAACGCTGCCCTTGCTAACGTTGACGCCTCAGACAGCCCTGAAGTTCATACCTTTGATACTGTTAAGGGAAGTGACTATCTGGGAGATCAGGATGCGATAGAATATATGTGTCAGGAAGCTCCTAAGAGAATTTATGAACTTGAGCATTTAGGTGTTCCATTCTCAAGACTTCCTGATGGAAGAATAGCACAGAGACCTTTCGGTGGTGCAGGTTTCCCAAGAACATGTTACGCTGCTGACAAAACCGGTCACGTTATACTGCATACACTTTATGAACAGTGTCTCAGAAATGATGTTGAGTTTCTGAATGAGTGGTTTGTAAAAGAGCTTATCGTTGACAATGGTGAAGTAAAAGGTGTTATAGCTATAGATATAAGAAATGGTGAAGTTCATGCAATCCAGACAAAAGCTGTCATATTCGCTACAGGTGGTTATGCAAGGGTTTACTGGGTAAGAAACACAAACGCTATCGGTTCTACAGGTGACGGAATGGCTATCTGTTACAGAGCAGGAATTCCTCTAAAGGATATGGAGTTTGTCCAGTTCCACCCAACAGGTTTAAGATCAACTGGAATACTTGTTACTGAAGGAGCTAGAGGTGAAGGTGGATATCTTATAAACAACAAAGGCGAGAGATTTATGGAAAAGTATGCTCCTGAGAAGATGGAGCTCGCCCCAAGGGATATGGTTGCAAGAGCTATGGAAACTGAGATCATTGAAGGTAGAGGATGGGGCGAAGGAATGATGGCTTACGTCCATCTTGACCTTAGACATCTCGGTGCTAAAAAGATAAAAGAGAGACTGCCTCAGATCAGGATGCTTGCCATTGATTTTGAAGGTGTTGATCCGATAGAAGAACCTATCCCTGTCAGACCAACAGCTCACTACTCAATGGGTGGGATACATGTAGAGGACTACAAAACTTCTATGACACCTGTTAAAGGTGTTTACGCTGTTGGTGAGTGTGCCTGTGTTTCTGTTCACGGTGCTAACAGACTTGGCGGAAACTCACTTCTTGATCTTGTTGTCTTTGGAAAACCAGCAGGAGCAGCAGCTGTTGAGTATGCAAGAAATAAACCTGAAGATACAACATTTAACCTGAAAGCTGAAGAGGAAAGGGCAAGAAAAGAGATAGAGGAACTTCTGAAGAAAGAGAGTAAAGAAAATATAAACGATATAAGAATAGAGATGGCCCAGACAATGTGGGACAAAGTAGGTATATTCAGGGAAGAAAAGCCTATGCTTGAGGCTATAGAGAAGATAAAAGAGCTTAAAGAGAGATACAAAAATCTCGCACCTGGTGATAGCGGAAAACTTTTCAATACAGCACTTATAAACTACCTTGAGCTTGGATTCCTTCTTGATCTTGCGGAAGCAATAGCGATAACAGCTGAGATGAGAAAAGAGTCAAGAGGAGCTCACGCAAGAAGAGATTATCCAAAGAGAGATGACGAGAACTTCCTGAAACACTCTCTCTCATACTACACAGAAGATGGCCCAAAAGTAGAGTACATAGATGTTAGAATAACCAAGTACGAACCTCAGGAAAGAAAGTACTAA
- the purD gene encoding phosphoribosylamine--glycine ligase: protein MKVLVVGNGGREHALAWKIKQSPLVKELYCAKGNAGIWQIARKVDISPTDIKNLVKFAKEEKIDLTVVGPEQPLSEGIVDAFEEAGLKIFGHRRSSAILEASKVFAKNFMKKYGIPTAFYETFDNENEAVEFVKKMGTPIVIKADGLAAGKGVVIANSEEEAVNTIKDMFGGRFGEASKRIVIEEFLTGEEASYIAMVKGDKLVPMATSQDHKRVFDNDKGPNTGGMGAYSPAPLVTPEIEKEILEKIMYPTLRGMQSEGRELCGFLYAGLMIGEKGINVLEFNVRMGDPETQPIMRRLKSDLVEHIMDILEGRIESVKPEWSEDYSIGVVMASAGYPGKYEKGKVITGIEDAEKDPDIVVFHAGTDIKDGNLVTSGGRVLTVTATGKTLTEAKEKVYRAVEKIHFEGAHYRRDIGDKGIKRLKQLGIE from the coding sequence ATGAAGGTTTTAGTAGTAGGAAACGGTGGTAGAGAACATGCTCTTGCCTGGAAGATAAAACAGAGTCCACTTGTAAAAGAGCTTTACTGTGCAAAAGGTAATGCCGGGATATGGCAGATAGCCAGAAAGGTAGATATATCACCTACAGATATTAAAAATCTTGTGAAGTTTGCCAAAGAAGAAAAGATAGACCTCACTGTAGTTGGTCCTGAGCAACCTCTTTCAGAAGGTATTGTTGACGCCTTTGAGGAGGCAGGACTGAAAATATTTGGCCACAGGAGATCCTCTGCGATTCTTGAAGCAAGTAAGGTTTTTGCAAAAAACTTTATGAAAAAGTACGGGATACCAACCGCATTCTATGAGACATTTGATAACGAAAATGAGGCCGTTGAGTTTGTTAAAAAGATGGGTACTCCTATCGTTATCAAGGCTGACGGTCTCGCAGCAGGCAAAGGTGTAGTTATAGCAAACTCAGAGGAAGAGGCAGTAAACACAATAAAGGATATGTTTGGCGGCAGGTTTGGAGAGGCAAGTAAGAGAATAGTTATAGAAGAGTTCCTCACAGGAGAAGAAGCATCATACATAGCGATGGTAAAAGGTGACAAGCTCGTTCCCATGGCAACATCACAGGATCATAAAAGGGTTTTTGATAACGATAAAGGACCTAACACAGGTGGAATGGGTGCATACTCCCCAGCCCCTCTTGTAACACCTGAGATAGAAAAGGAGATACTTGAAAAGATAATGTATCCAACATTAAGGGGAATGCAGTCCGAAGGAAGGGAGCTGTGTGGATTTCTATATGCAGGACTTATGATTGGAGAAAAAGGGATAAACGTTCTTGAGTTTAATGTAAGGATGGGTGATCCTGAAACACAGCCTATAATGAGAAGACTAAAAAGCGATCTTGTAGAGCATATAATGGATATACTTGAAGGAAGAATAGAAAGTGTAAAACCTGAGTGGAGCGAGGATTATTCAATAGGCGTTGTTATGGCATCTGCAGGATATCCAGGAAAGTATGAGAAAGGCAAAGTTATAACAGGAATTGAGGATGCTGAAAAAGATCCTGATATAGTTGTCTTCCACGCTGGAACAGATATAAAAGACGGAAATCTGGTAACTTCTGGTGGAAGGGTTCTTACAGTAACAGCAACAGGGAAAACATTGACAGAAGCAAAAGAAAAGGTTTACAGAGCTGTAGAAAAGATACATTTTGAGGGTGCACACTACAGAAGAGATATAGGAGATAAAGGGATAAAAAGGTTAAAACAGCTTGGAATAGAATGA
- the lysA gene encoding diaminopimelate decarboxylase, which yields MEEGFSRYFYYRENQLFCENIPIKEIASKVGTPFYLYSKQAILDRIDQYKKAFEEYNTLICYAAKANSNLSILKIFEENDLGLDIVSGGELYKAKKAGFPSNKIVYAGVGKTDFELEYAIRENILSFNVESEMEIDVLDELAEKLNKTVRISIRVNPDVDPKTHPYISTGLRKSKFGIDIDEALNVYRKAVKKKNIDVIGIHCHIGSQIMEISPYVEAVEKTAELVFRLKKEGIELQHFDIGGGIGIRYRPEDNPPTPEDLAKAVIPIVRTTGLRLIIEPGRSLIGEAGALITQVVFLKNKGDKHFIIVDSGMNDLLRPAMYNAYHHILSVEKKERKVVADIVGPICETGDFFALDREIDDVQRKDYLAVMSAGAYGSSMSSNYNVRPRAAEVLVSDNSFYLIKEREDYSYITKLEEDAMASLITE from the coding sequence ATGGAAGAAGGATTTAGTAGGTATTTCTATTACAGAGAAAATCAGCTTTTTTGTGAAAACATTCCTATTAAGGAGATAGCCTCAAAGGTTGGAACACCTTTCTACCTATACAGCAAGCAGGCTATATTAGACAGAATAGATCAGTACAAAAAAGCTTTTGAAGAATACAACACATTAATATGCTACGCAGCAAAAGCAAACTCCAATCTTTCCATACTTAAGATCTTTGAAGAAAACGATCTTGGACTTGATATAGTTTCAGGTGGAGAGCTTTATAAGGCAAAAAAAGCAGGATTTCCATCAAACAAGATAGTTTATGCAGGTGTTGGAAAAACAGACTTTGAGCTTGAGTATGCTATAAGGGAGAACATTCTCTCATTTAATGTTGAAAGCGAGATGGAGATAGATGTTCTTGATGAGCTTGCTGAAAAACTGAACAAAACTGTCAGGATATCAATAAGGGTAAATCCTGATGTAGATCCAAAAACACATCCGTACATATCAACCGGGCTCAGAAAAAGCAAATTCGGTATTGATATTGACGAGGCTCTTAATGTTTACAGAAAAGCTGTAAAGAAAAAAAATATTGATGTTATAGGTATACACTGCCATATAGGATCGCAGATAATGGAGATCTCTCCTTATGTTGAAGCTGTTGAAAAAACAGCGGAGCTTGTTTTCAGACTAAAAAAAGAAGGTATTGAGCTACAGCATTTTGATATAGGTGGAGGTATAGGGATAAGATACAGACCTGAGGATAATCCACCTACACCTGAGGATCTTGCAAAAGCCGTTATACCTATAGTAAGAACAACAGGACTCAGACTTATAATAGAACCGGGTAGATCGCTAATAGGGGAGGCAGGAGCTTTAATAACACAGGTCGTTTTTCTGAAAAATAAAGGTGATAAACATTTTATAATCGTTGACTCAGGTATGAACGATCTTCTAAGACCTGCTATGTACAACGCTTACCATCATATACTCTCAGTTGAGAAAAAGGAAAGAAAGGTTGTAGCTGATATTGTTGGTCCGATATGCGAGACAGGTGATTTCTTCGCCCTTGACAGGGAGATTGATGATGTCCAGAGAAAAGACTATCTTGCTGTTATGAGTGCTGGTGCTTATGGTTCTTCTATGTCTTCAAACTACAATGTCAGACCAAGGGCTGCTGAGGTTCTCGTTTCTGACAACAGCTTTTACCTGATCAAAGAAAGGGAAGACTACAGCTACATAACAAAGCTTGAAGAAGATGCTATGGCTTCTTTAATAACAGAATAA
- the minC gene encoding septum site-determining protein MinC, translated as MGLEIKGVTIPALMIKLDKSRSFEENLEELEKKLSSAFFQGSVSVVDLSDMELSEDQKEKIESILKKYNSKVLGYRTSDKRSEKRSISNVSEKKSLKIINKTLRSGQRVEYDGDILIIGDVNPDAYVIASGNIIVMGTLRGIVHAGANGDETAVIMALKLKPQQLRIASYLTRSPDEMEEPEYPEKAYIEDNQIYIDKI; from the coding sequence TTGGGATTGGAAATTAAAGGTGTAACTATTCCAGCTTTGATGATAAAGCTGGACAAAAGCAGATCTTTTGAGGAAAATCTTGAGGAACTTGAAAAAAAACTCTCATCAGCTTTTTTCCAGGGTTCTGTTTCTGTAGTTGATCTTTCAGATATGGAACTTTCTGAGGATCAGAAGGAAAAGATAGAAAGCATCCTCAAAAAGTACAATTCCAAGGTTTTAGGTTATAGAACATCAGACAAAAGATCTGAGAAAAGGTCTATCAGTAATGTTTCTGAAAAAAAATCTCTGAAGATAATAAATAAAACTCTCAGAAGCGGGCAGAGAGTTGAGTATGATGGTGATATCCTTATTATAGGGGATGTTAATCCGGATGCTTATGTTATAGCTTCTGGGAATATTATAGTAATGGGAACACTTAGAGGTATCGTTCATGCAGGAGCAAATGGTGATGAGACAGCTGTTATAATGGCCTTAAAGTTAAAACCACAACAGCTAAGGATAGCAAGTTATCTCACAAGATCACCTGATGAGATGGAAGAACCGGAATATCCAGAAAAGGCATATATTGAAGATAATCAGATTTATATTGATAAAATTTGA